One genomic window of Kaistia geumhonensis includes the following:
- a CDS encoding SH3 domain-containing protein: MTTGHSIHLRAIHIRAGLLAAGLVVAFAGAALADDAFTTGAVNMRTGPGTGYAKIGTLPQGTGVDILGCVPNWCQVSAGGPPGWVSDNYLAGFVGPPPVYRGPPPPPPPVIITPPPVYFEPPPPYYGPRPPYYGPGPRPPYYGPGYPPPPPGYRPPPPPPDWGAPGYRPPPPGYRPDWDRPGYRRPPGNRPQPGWDDEPGYRPPPGNRPPPGQGGQRPPPPNAGQGGNQGQQKPPPPPPNAGQRPPPPGPAPYQPPQAKPRSPDQPPMPGLNCTPGSLFCPPR; encoded by the coding sequence TTGACGACAGGTCACTCGATCCATCTACGCGCGATCCATATTCGCGCCGGCCTGCTGGCCGCCGGCCTCGTCGTCGCCTTTGCGGGCGCCGCGCTGGCGGACGACGCCTTCACGACCGGAGCGGTCAACATGCGCACCGGACCCGGCACCGGATACGCAAAAATCGGCACGCTGCCCCAGGGCACGGGCGTCGACATTCTCGGCTGCGTGCCGAACTGGTGCCAGGTTTCCGCCGGCGGTCCGCCCGGCTGGGTGTCCGACAACTATCTCGCCGGCTTCGTTGGCCCGCCGCCCGTCTATCGCGGTCCTCCGCCACCGCCGCCGCCTGTGATCATCACGCCGCCGCCGGTCTATTTCGAGCCGCCGCCGCCCTATTATGGTCCGCGCCCGCCCTACTACGGACCGGGACCGCGCCCGCCCTATTATGGTCCCGGCTATCCGCCGCCGCCGCCCGGATACCGTCCGCCGCCGCCTCCGCCCGATTGGGGCGCGCCCGGCTATCGGCCGCCGCCACCCGGCTACCGGCCGGACTGGGACCGTCCGGGATACCGGCGGCCGCCCGGCAATCGGCCTCAGCCTGGCTGGGACGACGAGCCCGGCTATCGCCCGCCGCCCGGCAACCGTCCGCCTCCGGGGCAGGGCGGGCAGCGTCCTCCGCCGCCGAACGCGGGCCAGGGAGGCAATCAGGGTCAGCAGAAGCCGCCCCCGCCGCCTCCGAATGCCGGACAGCGCCCGCCGCCTCCCGGGCCCGCGCCTTATCAGCCGCCGCAGGCCAAACCCCGCTCGCCGGATCAGCCGCCGATGCCCGGTCTCAACTGCACGCCCGGCTCGCTGTTCTGTCCGCCGCGCTGA
- a CDS encoding VOC family protein codes for MADAAPSPTLPFALTRPLHVAAVGLKAKSVPTLASYYRALLGLETIAEKDGHALLGAGGIPFLELSALPPGAALDDPRSAGLFHTAFLMPTRADLGRWVRHAIDRRIPVDGMSDHVVSEAFYLTDPEGNGIEVYADRPEQGWRWSDGKLVDMRTDPLDVDAILESVPAGAAPYASAPEALRIGHVHLRVGNDKLAEDWWTSEIGLDVVARYPGASFLSSGGYHHHIAGNIWRSRGAGPRDPARGGLAYVALSGSGVTAEREVLDPWGTVVQLRKGS; via the coding sequence ATGGCCGACGCCGCACCCTCCCCGACGCTTCCCTTCGCGCTCACCCGGCCGTTGCATGTCGCGGCCGTCGGGCTGAAGGCGAAGAGCGTCCCGACGCTCGCTTCCTATTATCGAGCCCTGCTCGGCCTCGAGACGATCGCGGAAAAGGACGGCCACGCGCTTCTCGGCGCGGGCGGCATCCCCTTCCTCGAACTCTCGGCGCTGCCGCCCGGCGCGGCGCTCGATGACCCGCGCAGCGCCGGCCTCTTCCACACCGCCTTCCTGATGCCGACCCGCGCCGATCTCGGCCGCTGGGTGAGGCATGCGATCGACAGGAGGATTCCGGTCGACGGCATGTCCGACCATGTGGTCAGCGAGGCCTTCTACCTCACCGATCCCGAGGGCAACGGCATCGAGGTCTATGCCGACCGGCCCGAGCAGGGCTGGCGCTGGAGCGACGGCAAGCTCGTCGACATGCGCACGGACCCGCTCGACGTGGACGCGATCCTCGAGTCGGTGCCGGCGGGCGCGGCGCCCTATGCGTCGGCGCCCGAGGCGCTCAGGATCGGCCATGTCCATCTGCGCGTCGGGAACGACAAGCTTGCCGAGGACTGGTGGACCTCCGAGATCGGTCTCGACGTCGTGGCCCGCTATCCCGGCGCGAGCTTCCTGTCGTCGGGCGGCTATCACCACCACATCGCCGGCAACATCTGGAGGAGTCGCGGCGCCGGCCCGCGCGATCCGGCCCGCGGCGGGCTCGCCTATGTCGCGCTCTCGGGCAGCGGTGTCACGGCCGAGCGCGAGGTCCTCGATCCGTGGGGCACGGTTGTCCAGCTCCGCAAGGGATCGTAG
- a CDS encoding dienelactone hydrolase family protein has protein sequence MAATEQPGTPGSEAKPAVTQEMIKLYDEYTHLTLDRRGFMDKLTKLVGSSAAAAAVVPMLAADKARAAVVAEDDARIVTERVSFPGPSGKPISGLLAKPKDASGKLPAVLVIHENRGLNPHIEDVTRRFAVDGFLTLGVDLLSTSGGTPADEDKARAMIGELKPAEALAEAIAAVAWLKDNPASNGKVGAVGFCWGGGMVNQLAVNDPNLVAGVAYYGMQAKAADVPEIKAKLMLHYAGLDERINAGIPDYEAALKAAGTDYQLFVYDGVNHAFNNDTSSARYDAKAAALAWGRTIDFLKGALA, from the coding sequence ATGGCCGCCACCGAACAGCCCGGCACACCCGGTTCCGAAGCCAAGCCTGCCGTCACGCAGGAAATGATCAAGCTCTACGACGAATACACGCATCTGACGCTCGATCGACGTGGCTTTATGGACAAGCTCACGAAGCTCGTCGGCAGTTCGGCCGCAGCCGCCGCCGTTGTGCCGATGCTGGCCGCCGACAAGGCGCGCGCTGCGGTCGTCGCCGAGGATGATGCCCGGATCGTGACCGAGCGCGTCAGCTTCCCCGGCCCGTCCGGCAAGCCGATCTCCGGGCTGCTCGCGAAGCCGAAGGACGCGTCCGGCAAGCTTCCGGCAGTGCTCGTCATCCACGAGAACCGCGGTCTCAACCCGCATATCGAGGACGTGACGCGGCGCTTCGCGGTGGACGGCTTCCTGACACTCGGAGTGGATCTCCTGTCGACCTCGGGCGGGACGCCTGCCGACGAGGACAAGGCCCGCGCTATGATCGGCGAGCTGAAGCCTGCCGAAGCCCTCGCCGAGGCCATCGCGGCCGTCGCGTGGCTGAAGGACAATCCCGCTTCCAACGGCAAGGTCGGCGCGGTCGGCTTCTGCTGGGGCGGTGGCATGGTCAACCAGCTTGCCGTCAACGATCCCAACCTCGTCGCCGGCGTGGCCTATTACGGAATGCAGGCGAAAGCGGCGGATGTGCCGGAGATCAAGGCGAAGCTGATGCTTCATTATGCGGGCCTCGACGAGCGCATCAATGCCGGCATCCCCGATTATGAGGCGGCGCTGAAGGCAGCGGGCACCGACTATCAGCTCTTTGTCTATGATGGCGTCAACCACGCCTTCAACAACGACACCTCTTCGGCCCGTTACGACGCCAAGGCCGCGGCGCTCGCATGGGGCCGGACGATCGATTTCCTGAAGGGCGCGCTCGCCTGA
- a CDS encoding LLM class flavin-dependent oxidoreductase, with protein sequence MELGIYTFGDWMADPRDESRISPTQRIANLIEEIELADQLGLDVFGLGEHHRPDYLISAPEVLLAAAAARTRNIRLTSAVTVLSSDDPVRVFQRFATLDLVSKGRAEIMAGRGSFIESFPLFGYDLDDYDALFSEKLELLLALRESERVTWRGTTRPSIQDRGVYPRPQQDRIPIWIAVGGTPQSVVRAGALALPLAVAIIGGEPERFAPLVQLYRDAATRAGHDASRLPVGINSHGFIAETSQKAADIAFPPFADTMSRIGRERGWPPTTRGQFEAQRKLRGALFVGSPDELVEKILYQHEFFRHDRFMIQFSVGTLPHADLMKSIELYGTKVAPAVRKALGPA encoded by the coding sequence ATGGAACTCGGCATCTACACCTTCGGCGACTGGATGGCCGATCCGCGTGACGAATCGCGGATCAGCCCGACGCAGCGCATCGCCAACCTGATCGAGGAAATCGAACTCGCCGACCAGCTCGGCCTCGACGTGTTCGGTCTCGGCGAGCATCATCGACCCGACTATCTCATCTCGGCACCCGAGGTCCTGCTCGCCGCGGCAGCAGCCCGCACGCGCAATATCCGCCTCACCAGCGCGGTGACCGTGCTCTCTTCAGACGATCCGGTGCGCGTGTTCCAGCGTTTCGCGACGCTCGATCTCGTGTCCAAGGGACGGGCCGAGATCATGGCGGGGCGGGGATCATTCATCGAATCGTTCCCCCTGTTCGGCTACGATCTCGACGATTACGACGCGCTCTTCTCCGAGAAGCTCGAGCTACTTCTGGCGCTGCGCGAGTCGGAGCGCGTGACCTGGCGAGGCACGACAAGGCCGTCGATCCAGGACCGCGGCGTCTATCCGCGCCCCCAGCAGGATCGGATCCCGATCTGGATCGCCGTCGGCGGCACGCCGCAATCGGTTGTGCGGGCCGGCGCCCTGGCTCTGCCGCTGGCGGTTGCGATCATCGGCGGCGAGCCGGAACGTTTTGCGCCGCTGGTGCAGCTCTATCGCGACGCGGCGACCCGTGCCGGCCATGACGCATCGCGGCTGCCGGTCGGCATCAACTCGCACGGCTTCATCGCCGAGACCTCGCAGAAGGCGGCCGACATTGCCTTCCCGCCCTTTGCCGACACGATGAGCCGCATCGGCCGCGAGCGCGGCTGGCCGCCGACAACGCGCGGGCAGTTCGAGGCGCAGCGCAAGCTCCGCGGCGCTCTCTTCGTCGGCAGCCCGGACGAGCTGGTGGAGAAGATCCTCTATCAGCACGAGTTCTTCAGGCACGACCGCTTCATGATCCAGTTCAGCGTCGGCACGCTGCCGCATGCCGATCTCATGAAATCGATCGAGCTCTACGGCACCAAGGTGGCGCCGGCGGTGCGAAAGGCGCTGGGGCCGGCATAG
- a CDS encoding MFS transporter, translated as MPLAIFALAVASFGVGTTEFVIMGLLPELAQDLGVSIPRAGLLITGYALGVVVGGPIIAIATAGLPRKSTLIGLTTLFALGNLLCALAPTYGLLMAARVVTAFGHGAFFGIGSIVAASLVPQNQRARAMAMMFAGLTLANILGVPAGTALGQAFGWRSTFFVVVAIALVSVAAIVAFVPAGRDGEKPAGLASELRVFRDGQVWLAMLMSVVTSASLFAVFTYIAPILQTVAGISPRGTTIVLLLFGVGITIGNLVGGRLADWRLMETIMGALGLLALVLLQFAVSSHFAPAAAATVFVWGVVFFVLIPPLQMRVIECASAAPNLASTLNQGAFNLGNALGAWIGGATLTLGFAYDVLPLVGALLALMALGVALTTWRIGCRRNAVALAE; from the coding sequence ATGCCTCTGGCGATCTTCGCCCTGGCCGTCGCCTCGTTCGGCGTCGGCACGACCGAATTCGTGATCATGGGGCTCCTGCCCGAACTTGCGCAGGACCTCGGCGTCTCGATCCCGCGCGCGGGCCTCCTCATTACCGGTTACGCGCTGGGCGTCGTGGTCGGCGGGCCGATCATCGCCATCGCCACGGCAGGCCTGCCGCGCAAGTCGACCCTGATCGGGCTCACCACTCTCTTCGCCCTCGGTAATCTGCTTTGCGCGCTGGCGCCGACCTACGGCTTGCTGATGGCCGCGCGCGTGGTTACCGCCTTCGGCCATGGCGCCTTCTTCGGTATCGGCTCGATCGTCGCCGCTTCACTCGTTCCGCAGAACCAGCGCGCCCGCGCCATGGCGATGATGTTCGCGGGGCTGACGCTCGCCAACATTCTGGGCGTGCCTGCGGGAACGGCGCTCGGCCAGGCTTTCGGCTGGCGGTCGACCTTCTTCGTCGTGGTAGCGATCGCGCTGGTCTCGGTGGCGGCCATCGTTGCATTCGTGCCCGCCGGGCGTGACGGCGAAAAGCCGGCCGGCCTCGCGAGCGAATTGCGCGTCTTCCGCGACGGACAGGTCTGGCTTGCGATGCTGATGAGCGTCGTGACCTCGGCGAGCCTTTTTGCCGTATTCACCTACATCGCGCCGATCCTGCAGACGGTCGCCGGCATCTCGCCGCGCGGCACCACGATCGTGCTGCTCCTCTTCGGCGTCGGCATCACGATCGGTAATCTCGTCGGTGGCCGCCTTGCCGACTGGCGGCTCATGGAGACGATCATGGGCGCGCTCGGCCTGCTGGCGCTGGTGCTGCTTCAGTTCGCAGTGAGCAGCCATTTCGCGCCGGCCGCCGCGGCGACGGTGTTCGTCTGGGGCGTCGTGTTCTTCGTGCTGATCCCGCCACTCCAGATGCGCGTCATCGAATGCGCATCGGCGGCGCCCAATCTCGCATCGACGCTCAACCAGGGCGCCTTCAATCTCGGCAACGCGCTCGGCGCCTGGATCGGCGGCGCCACGCTGACGCTCGGCTTCGCCTATGACGTGCTGCCGCTCGTCGGTGCGCTGCTTGCACTCATGGCGCTCGGCGTCGCGCTGACGACCTGGCGGATCGGTTGCCGGCGCAATGCGGTTGCGCTGGCCGAGTGA
- the pip gene encoding prolyl aminopeptidase: MIDGLYLPAPPFRSGHLTMPDGDDIYFELSGNPAGRPALYLHGGPGSGLRGDRYRRPFDPERYCILGIDQRGCGRSTPLASERPDRLGNNTTDRLIADIETIRAHLGFGDVVVTGGSWGATLAIAYAEAHPDRVAALVLMAVTTTSRAEVDWMTEAMGRVFPEAWQRFEEASERRPGERIVEAYARRLASGPRDDRLAAAAAWNAWEDTHVALDPNFAPLAGRFDETAGLVFATLATHYFAHDGFRPGNESLLEGIGRIAHVPAVLIHGRRDISSPLVTPCELYRRWPASRLVVIESEGHGGPLSLLAMREALDALAGGGAAASQ, from the coding sequence GTGATCGACGGCCTCTACCTGCCCGCGCCCCCGTTCCGCTCCGGCCATCTCACGATGCCGGACGGCGACGACATCTATTTCGAGCTTTCGGGCAATCCCGCGGGCCGGCCGGCGCTGTATCTCCATGGCGGGCCGGGCAGCGGCCTCAGGGGCGATCGCTACCGCCGCCCCTTCGATCCTGAGCGCTACTGCATCCTCGGCATCGACCAGCGCGGCTGTGGGCGGAGCACGCCGCTCGCGAGCGAGCGGCCCGACAGGCTTGGCAACAACACCACCGACCGCCTGATCGCCGATATCGAGACGATCCGCGCCCATCTCGGATTCGGCGACGTCGTCGTCACCGGCGGCTCCTGGGGCGCCACGCTCGCCATCGCCTATGCCGAGGCACATCCGGACCGTGTCGCGGCGCTAGTGCTGATGGCGGTGACGACCACCAGCCGCGCGGAGGTCGACTGGATGACAGAGGCGATGGGCCGAGTCTTCCCAGAGGCCTGGCAACGCTTCGAGGAGGCGTCGGAACGCAGGCCGGGCGAACGGATCGTCGAGGCCTATGCGAGACGGCTCGCGTCCGGTCCGCGCGACGACCGGCTCGCCGCCGCCGCTGCCTGGAATGCATGGGAAGACACCCATGTCGCGCTCGATCCGAACTTCGCGCCGCTGGCCGGACGGTTCGACGAGACAGCCGGCCTCGTCTTCGCGACGCTCGCCACGCATTATTTCGCCCATGACGGCTTCCGGCCCGGCAACGAGTCCCTCCTTGAGGGCATCGGCCGCATAGCGCATGTCCCGGCCGTGCTCATTCACGGGCGGCGCGACATCAGCAGCCCGCTCGTCACGCCGTGCGAACTCTATCGCCGCTGGCCGGCGAGCCGGCTGGTGGTCATCGAAAGCGAAGGCCATGGCGGGCCGCTTTCGTTGCTGGCAATGCGCGAGGCCCTCGACGCCCTGGCGGGCGGAGGAGCGGCGGCTTCCCAATAG
- a CDS encoding YbjN domain-containing protein, whose amino-acid sequence MSLIEFETEDRRSNPVDTIEHIAAINDWSFERSADDEITIAIGGGWCDYHVSFSWMEDMEAMHLACAFDLKVTEPRKTEVMRLLSLVNEQLWIGHFDLWGKEGVVMYRQTMLLAGGAEPNAAQVEGLLENAIESCERYYQAFQFVVWAGKPAQEALDTVMFETVGEA is encoded by the coding sequence ATGAGCCTCATCGAATTCGAGACCGAAGACCGTCGATCGAACCCCGTCGACACGATCGAGCATATCGCTGCGATCAACGACTGGAGTTTCGAGCGTTCGGCCGACGACGAGATCACGATCGCGATCGGCGGCGGGTGGTGCGACTACCATGTCTCCTTCTCCTGGATGGAGGACATGGAGGCGATGCACCTGGCCTGCGCGTTCGATCTCAAGGTGACCGAGCCGCGCAAGACCGAGGTGATGCGCCTTCTTTCGCTGGTCAACGAGCAGCTCTGGATCGGCCATTTCGATCTCTGGGGCAAGGAAGGCGTCGTGATGTATCGCCAGACCATGCTCCTCGCCGGCGGCGCCGAGCCGAATGCCGCGCAGGTCGAGGGCCTGCTCGAGAACGCGATCGAGAGCTGCGAGCGCTACTACCAGGCGTTCCAGTTCGTCGTCTGGGCCGGCAAGCCCGCCCAGGAAGCGCTTGATACCGTTATGTTCGAGACCGTCGGCGAGGCCTGA
- the proC gene encoding pyrroline-5-carboxylate reductase: MAFPELTPESPLVLIGAGKMGGALLAGWLKVGLDPKAVVVVDPGPPPETIEMLAKAGIAHQSVPPSGIVARVLLIAVKPQMMGAALPAVRALVGPRTVSVSIAAGTTVATLEAALGGAIVRAMPNTPAQVGRGATGLYANAAVSKADRALVGALIEAVGIVGWVDEESLIDAVTAMSGSGPAYVFLLAEALAAAGIAAGLPPELAERFARATVSGSGELLEHSPLPPGELRRNVTSPNGTTAAALAVLMAEDGLGPLMHQAVAAAKRRAEELAG; this comes from the coding sequence ATGGCTTTCCCAGAACTAACGCCCGAATCCCCGCTCGTCCTGATCGGCGCCGGCAAGATGGGCGGCGCGCTGCTCGCCGGCTGGCTGAAGGTCGGACTCGATCCCAAGGCTGTGGTGGTGGTCGATCCGGGTCCGCCGCCGGAGACAATCGAGATGTTGGCGAAGGCCGGCATCGCGCACCAAAGCGTCCCGCCTTCGGGGATCGTGGCGCGCGTGCTGCTGATTGCGGTGAAGCCGCAGATGATGGGCGCGGCGCTTCCGGCGGTGCGTGCGCTGGTGGGGCCAAGGACCGTCAGCGTCTCCATTGCGGCCGGAACGACGGTCGCGACGCTCGAAGCAGCGCTCGGCGGCGCGATCGTCCGCGCCATGCCGAACACGCCCGCGCAGGTCGGACGCGGCGCCACCGGCCTCTATGCCAACGCAGCCGTGTCAAAGGCCGACCGCGCGCTGGTTGGCGCACTAATCGAGGCGGTCGGCATCGTCGGCTGGGTCGACGAAGAAAGCCTCATCGATGCGGTGACCGCGATGTCCGGTTCCGGCCCGGCCTATGTGTTCCTTCTCGCCGAGGCGCTCGCCGCGGCAGGCATCGCGGCCGGCCTGCCGCCGGAACTGGCCGAGCGCTTTGCGCGCGCGACGGTGTCGGGGTCGGGAGAACTGCTCGAACATTCGCCGCTGCCGCCCGGCGAACTGCGCCGCAACGTCACCTCGCCGAACGGCACCACGGCGGCGGCGCTCGCGGTCCTGATGGCGGAGGACGGGCTCGGGCCGCTGATGCATCAGGCCGTGGCGGCCGCAAAACGGCGCGCCGAAGAACTAGCGGGCTGA
- the lepB gene encoding signal peptidase I codes for MSETEKTASGNAGGKPAKKPADDGILGTLRVFAEALVIAFLVRTFLFQPFVIPSGSLIPTLEIGDYLFASKYSYGYSRYSFPFGFPPFSGRIFGSMPKQGDIIVFKGPRDGSTDYIKRVIGLPGDTVQVTGGRLYINDKLVERRQIENYTTTNLFGQQAEVPQYIETLPDGVEHRIIEISGDEGQFDDTPRYEVPPGHVFMMGDNRDNSADSRDMNSMGYVPIDNLEGKAQVIFFSINDQTPIWKVWDWPWAVRWDRIFSGIH; via the coding sequence ATGTCCGAAACCGAGAAGACCGCATCCGGCAATGCCGGCGGCAAGCCCGCGAAGAAGCCCGCCGATGACGGCATTCTGGGCACGCTTCGTGTCTTTGCCGAGGCACTCGTCATCGCATTCCTCGTTCGGACCTTTCTCTTTCAACCCTTCGTGATCCCCTCGGGTTCCCTGATACCGACGCTGGAGATCGGCGATTATCTGTTCGCCTCCAAGTATAGCTACGGCTATTCTCGCTATTCGTTTCCGTTTGGCTTCCCGCCCTTCTCGGGACGCATCTTCGGCTCCATGCCGAAGCAGGGCGACATCATCGTCTTCAAGGGCCCGCGCGACGGTTCGACCGACTATATCAAGCGCGTGATCGGACTCCCCGGCGATACGGTGCAGGTCACGGGCGGCAGGCTCTACATCAACGACAAGCTGGTGGAGCGGCGCCAGATCGAGAACTACACGACAACCAACCTGTTCGGACAGCAGGCCGAGGTGCCGCAATATATCGAGACGCTGCCCGACGGCGTCGAACACCGGATCATCGAGATCTCGGGCGACGAGGGGCAGTTCGACGATACGCCGCGTTACGAAGTGCCACCCGGCCATGTCTTCATGATGGGCGACAATCGCGACAATTCCGCCGACAGCCGCGACATGAACTCGATGGGCTACGTGCCGATCGACAATCTCGAGGGCAAGGCGCAGGTCATCTTCTTCTCGATCAACGACCAGACGCCGATCTGGAAGGTTTGGGACTGGCCCTGGGCGGTGCGGTGGGACCGCATCTTCAGCGGCATCCACTAA
- a CDS encoding tRNA-binding protein — translation MDDTASATIGFDDFLKVDIRAGTIVEAAPFPEARKPAYKLVIDFGPVIGRKKSSAQITRHYGADELVGRQVLAVVNFPPRQIGPFMSEVLTLGLPDTEGAVVLTAIERAVPDGARLF, via the coding sequence ATGGACGACACGGCGAGCGCGACGATTGGTTTCGACGATTTCCTGAAGGTCGACATCAGGGCCGGAACCATCGTCGAAGCGGCGCCCTTCCCGGAAGCGCGCAAGCCGGCCTACAAGCTCGTCATCGATTTCGGGCCGGTGATCGGCCGCAAGAAATCCTCCGCGCAGATCACCCGGCATTACGGCGCCGACGAACTCGTCGGCCGCCAGGTGCTCGCCGTGGTCAATTTCCCGCCGCGCCAGATCGGCCCCTTCATGTCGGAAGTGCTGACGCTCGGCCTGCCGGATACCGAGGGCGCGGTCGTGCTGACGGCGATAGAGCGCGCCGTTCCCGATGGCGCGCGGCTCTTCTGA
- a CDS encoding ATP-binding protein encodes MLAPYRFLGQRLGAAMPKGLYARALIIIIAPIVILQSVVAFVFMERHWQTVTRRLSAATVRDIAAIVDLIETYPADPTYGEIIRIAQDRLGLIISVVPGEPLPPAAPKPFFSLLDSALSDEISQQIGKPFWIDTVGKSNLVEVRIQLGDKVLRVLARRSQTYASNSEIFIFWMVGTSAVLLIIAIVFLRNQIRPIQQLADAAESFGKGRTIEEFKPRGAREVRRAGAAFIEMKDRINRQIEQRTTMLAGVSHDLRTVLTRFRLQLALLRQNEDVRAMRRDVDDMQRMLEGYLAFARGDVDEPTLPTDVAALIEDVVSGSRRVGHVISGRFEGDPIVDLRPSEFKRCLGNLIANACRHGSTVEVTAVHADGWLSVAVDDDGPGIPPAEREMVFRPFYRLDEARNLDESGTGLGLSIARDIARAHGGDVELGTAPLGGLRATIRIPA; translated from the coding sequence CTGCTGGCGCCCTATCGCTTTCTCGGCCAGCGCCTCGGCGCAGCGATGCCGAAGGGCCTCTATGCCCGGGCGCTCATCATCATCATCGCGCCGATCGTCATCCTGCAGTCGGTCGTCGCCTTCGTCTTCATGGAGCGGCACTGGCAGACAGTCACGCGGCGTCTCTCGGCGGCGACGGTGCGCGATATCGCGGCGATCGTGGACCTGATCGAGACCTATCCCGCCGATCCGACCTATGGCGAGATCATCCGCATCGCGCAGGATCGGCTCGGCCTCATCATCTCGGTGGTGCCGGGCGAGCCGCTGCCGCCCGCGGCGCCAAAACCCTTCTTCTCGCTGCTCGACAGCGCGCTTTCCGACGAGATCAGCCAGCAGATCGGCAAGCCGTTCTGGATCGACACGGTCGGCAAGTCCAACCTCGTCGAGGTGCGCATCCAGCTCGGCGACAAGGTGCTGCGCGTGCTCGCCCGCCGCAGCCAGACCTATGCGTCCAATTCCGAGATCTTCATCTTCTGGATGGTCGGCACCTCGGCGGTGCTGCTCATCATCGCCATCGTCTTCCTGCGCAACCAGATCCGCCCGATCCAGCAGCTGGCCGACGCCGCCGAGAGCTTCGGCAAGGGCAGAACGATCGAGGAGTTCAAGCCGCGGGGCGCCCGCGAGGTGCGGCGCGCCGGTGCCGCCTTCATCGAGATGAAGGACCGCATCAACCGCCAGATCGAGCAGCGCACGACCATGCTCGCCGGCGTCAGCCATGACCTCCGCACCGTGCTGACGCGCTTCCGCCTGCAACTGGCCCTGCTGCGGCAGAACGAGGACGTGCGCGCCATGCGCCGCGACGTCGACGACATGCAGCGCATGCTGGAGGGCTATCTTGCGTTCGCACGCGGCGATGTCGACGAGCCGACGCTTCCGACCGATGTCGCGGCGCTGATCGAGGACGTCGTCAGCGGGTCGCGCAGGGTCGGCCATGTGATTTCCGGTCGCTTCGAGGGCGATCCGATCGTCGATCTCCGGCCGAGCGAGTTCAAGCGATGCCTCGGCAATCTCATCGCCAATGCCTGCCGGCACGGCTCCACAGTCGAAGTGACGGCCGTCCATGCCGATGGCTGGCTTTCCGTCGCGGTCGACGATGACGGACCCGGCATTCCGCCAGCTGAGCGCGAGATGGTCTTCCGGCCGTTCTATCGGCTCGACGAGGCGCGCAATCTCGACGAGAGCGGCACCGGCCTCGGCCTGTCCATCGCCCGAGACATTGCGCGCGCCCATGGCGGCGACGTGGAACTCGGCACGGCGCCGCTCGGCGGTCTCAGGGCGACGATCCGGATTCCGGCCTAA
- a CDS encoding cold-shock protein, translating into MRQTGTVKFFNASKGFGFITPDQGGSDVFVHVTAVERSGLSGLNDGMRISFETEPDKRGKGPKAVDLRPI; encoded by the coding sequence ATGCGCCAGACCGGCACCGTCAAATTTTTCAATGCTTCCAAAGGCTTCGGATTCATTACTCCCGACCAGGGCGGATCCGACGTGTTCGTTCACGTCACCGCGGTCGAGCGCTCCGGCCTCAGCGGCCTCAACGATGGCATGCGCATTTCCTTCGAGACCGAGCCCGACAAGCGTGGCAAGGGCCCCAAGGCCGTTGATCTGCGCCCGATCTGA
- a CDS encoding TetR/AcrR family transcriptional regulator: MHQAVPDPIIDAFMSLLAEKRFEAITLPEIATRANLSLGELREGADGKLAILGAFMRRIDRAVLDEIEPGDAGGDSHRDRLFDVLMRRFDRLAAYRRSIAHLGESCRRDPALALAVNAAALPSARYMLATAGIGSDGMRGIARTEGLALLMAKVSAVWVDDTDPDQSRTMSALDRALSRAEGWDQRLGRVERTLCGIARRFSSRRSSPRPSTVREAPPAGAGDVPA; this comes from the coding sequence ATGCATCAGGCAGTACCGGATCCGATCATCGACGCCTTCATGTCGCTGCTCGCCGAGAAGCGCTTCGAAGCGATCACCCTCCCCGAGATCGCGACCCGGGCGAACCTCTCGCTGGGCGAATTGCGCGAAGGCGCCGACGGCAAACTGGCCATTCTCGGTGCCTTCATGCGCCGCATCGACCGCGCGGTGCTCGACGAGATCGAGCCCGGCGATGCCGGCGGCGATTCGCATCGCGACCGTCTCTTCGACGTCCTGATGCGCCGCTTCGACCGCCTCGCCGCCTATCGCCGGTCCATCGCGCATCTCGGCGAAAGTTGCCGCCGTGATCCGGCCCTGGCGCTCGCAGTCAACGCCGCCGCGCTGCCGTCCGCACGCTACATGCTGGCGACGGCCGGCATCGGATCGGACGGAATGCGCGGCATCGCGCGTACCGAAGGACTGGCGCTGCTCATGGCCAAGGTTTCCGCCGTCTGGGTCGACGACACCGATCCCGATCAGTCGCGAACCATGTCGGCTCTCGACCGGGCGCTGTCGCGAGCCGAAGGCTGGGACCAGCGGCTCGGCCGCGTCGAACGGACGCTCTGCGGGATCGCCCGCCGCTTCTCGTCCCGCCGTTCGTCCCCTCGCCCGTCGACTGTTCGCGAGGCGCCGCCCGCTGGCGCCGGCGACGTTCCGGCTTGA